The Podospora bellae-mahoneyi strain CBS 112042 chromosome 7, whole genome shotgun sequence genome includes a window with the following:
- a CDS encoding hypothetical protein (COG:O; EggNog:ENOG503NX1Y), with product MAARQRGGFNPPPGRPISQSGRSVSPARATSPDRSTDDEDALHSTFTISRDKTRESNFQTQQLIAAGQSQVPQRHSLRPMTSGEFTGMEPPEHEGGMPYSDDEAPPPRRTTYANGIHAVHSSRFALQPEPSKHYQSRPSKSKTQPQRLEAEQEGLPKTKDATSTVSPQTCSTEDKKNRSDDLVWEVVYRINNQHLYLAQPYYSVDHNGVSLLQGDLGLTSLARHLARKPNIAFVVFQDYYTVDYLDQASRARRNGPGYTPMGPGMGMPGGGPFVSTPPRSTQPSPWINETVGEAEDIETPPIYFESIEPVTKGMREALKALLSSKSVSFIRQSLTNPQKELEAPYFFWYFLRDQQDAIRELAEKHQSHLRLLGKYIESAFGNTYRHVDDLLKLGKIQLKYLPFLIRPDEVLVTTTRSYVRGYIASAMVQMGKPPERRQMPGVPPPAMQENTFFYEVQCWCWIYSGSYFASRDVTLRLTNELDGNTLMDEEIEIRTLLVYPLRFAEEGVKEHLEAVGNFCWSSRVRKLVAYFDGHEAERFMIDTATYQKLHPGGMLRRDPGCFVLGEDPGPEDNDIYAFPPEVKGFNLRRKAWVDLDVSKIIEVEWDKRAFENLVLSDVKTKDLIKALVTTQVAAEKGTDIIKGKGKGLILLLHGAPGTGKTFTAEAVAEITEKPLYRVTCGDIGTSPENVEQYLESVLYLGQMWGCVVLLDEAEVFLEQRGLADLNRNALVSVFLRVLEYYDGILILTSNRVGTFDEAFKSRIQLSIHYDNLNIPQRRKIWRNFLTRLKEIDAESIDSEDIYDSLDEFAKMDLNGRAIRNAITTARQLAKHKNEVVSSSHLQYVIEVASRFDDYIKNVREGMTDEDFARDGGYR from the exons ATGGCGGCTCG ACAACGTGGAGGATTCAATCCACCTCCTGGAAGACCGATCAGTCAAAGTGGCAGATCTGTGTCCCCTGCCAGGGCGACGTCCCCCGACCGCTCTaccgatgacgaggatgccCTCCACAGCACTTTCACCATTTCACGGGACAAGACAAGAGAGAGCAACTTCCAAACCCAGCAACTTATTGCCGCAGGTCAATCACAGGTACCACAACGGCATAGTCTTAGACCTATGACTTCCGGGGAGTTTACCGGCATGGAGCCACCTGAACATGAAGGTGGAATGCCATactctgatgatgaggcgCCACCGCCGCGGAGAACAACCTATGCCAACGGAATACATGCCGTCCATAGTTCAAGGTTTGCTCTCCAGCCAGAGCCATCCAAACATTACCAATCTCGTCCGTCAAAGTCGAAAACACAACCCCAAAGGCTTGAAGCTGAACAGGAGGGTCTACCCAAAACCAAGGATGCTACCTCTACTGTGAGTCCTCAGACTTGCAGCACAGAGGACAAAAAGAACCGATCCGATGACTTGGTGTGGGAAGTGGTATACCgaatcaacaaccagcaTCTCTATCTTGCGCAGCCCTACTATTCTGTTGACCACAACGGAGTGAGCTTATTACAGGGCGATCTCGGTCTGACCAGTTTGGCAAGACATTTGGCACGAAAGCCAAACATTGCTTTTGTCGTCTTCCAAGATTATTATACGGTCGATTATTTGGATCAAGCTTCCAGAGCCAGACGGAATGGCCCGGGATATACTCCCATGGGCCCAGGGATGGGAATGCCCGGCGGAGGGCCCTTTGTATCAACCCCGCCCCGTTCAACACAGCCATCTCCTTGGATCAACGAAACCGTGGGAGAGGCTGAAGACATTGAGACGCCCCCGATATACTTTGAATCTATTGAACCCGTCACCAAAGGAATGCGGGAGGCTCTGAAAGCCCTGCTTTCTTCCAAAAGTGTGTCCTTCATCCGccaatccctcaccaacccgcAGAAAGAGCTCGAGGCACCATACTTCTTTTGGTATTTTCTCAGAGATCAACAGGATGCGATCCGTGAGCTGGCAGAGAAACATCAGTCACATCTCAGATTGCTGGGAAAGTACATCGAGAGTGCTTTCGGCAATACCTATCGTCATGTTGACGAccttctcaaactcggcaAGATTCAACTGAAGTATCTTCCGTTCCTCATCCGACCAGACGAGGTTTTGGTGACGACTACACGGTCATACGTCCGAGGCTACATTGCCAGTGCGATGGTTCAAATGGGGAAGCCCCCCGAACGCAGGCAAATGCCCGGCGTTCCTCCCCCTGCCATGCAAGAAAACACATTCTTTTACGAGGTGcagtgctggtgctggatTTACAGTGGTTCATATTTTGCGAGTCGAGACGTAACCCTCCGACTCACAAATGAGCTTGATGGAAACACACTCATGGACGAAGAGATAGAGATCAGGACGCTCTTGGTATATCCTCTCCGGTTCGCTGAAGAGGGAGTCAAAGAGCATCTTGAGGCTGTTGGAAATTTTTGTTGGTCATCTAGAGTGAGGAAGTTGGTGGCCTACTTTGATGGGCAT GAAGCCGAACGCTTCATGATCGACACAGCCACATATCAAAAGCTTCATCCAGGTGGGATGCTTCGCCGAGATCCGGGATGCTTCGTTCTTGGGGAAGACCCGGGGCCCGAGGACAATGATATCTATGCGTTTCCACCAGAGGTCAAAGGCTTCAATCTGCGACGCAAGGCCTGGG TTGATCTCGATGTTTCAAAGATCATAGAGGTCGAGTGGGACAAAAGAGCGTTTGAGAATCTCGTGCTGAGTGATGTGAAGACCAAGGACTTGATCAAAGCCCTCGTGACAACTCAAGTGGCCGCAGAAAAGGGGACTGACATCATCAAGGGTAAAGGGAAGGGCTTAATCCTCCTTTTGCATGGAGCGCCCGGTACAGGCAAAACCTTTACCGCCGAGGCAGTGGCTGAGATTACGGAAAAGCCGCTGTACCGCGTGACATGCGGCGATATCGGGACAAGCCCAGAAAACGTTGAGCAATATCTCGAGTCTGTCCTTTACCTTGGCCAGATGTGGGGCTGCGTCGTCCTACTCGATGAAGCAGAGGTGTTCCTGGAGCAGCGTGGACTGGCAGATCTCAACCGCAACGCACTGGTTTCGGTCTTTCTCCGGGTTTTGGAGTACTATGACGGCATTCTCATATTGACGTCCAACAGAGTGGGAACTTTTGACGAGGCATTCAAAAGTCGAATCCAGTTGTCAATTCACTATGACAATCTCAACATACCGCAGCGGAGGAAGATTTGGCGAAACTTTTTAACGCGCCTGAAGGAGATCGACGCCGAAAGTATCGACTCTGAAGACATTTACGACAGTCTGGATGAGTTTGCCAAGATGGACCTGAACGGCCGTGCTATCCGGAATGCGATCACTACAGCAAGGCAGCTGGCAAAGCACAAGAACGAAGTGGTGAGCAGCTCGCATCTGCAGTATGTCATTGAGGTCGCTTCGAGGTTTGATGATTACATCAAGAATGTCCGGGAGGGGATGACGGATGAAGACTTTGCGAGAGACGGGGGTTATCGTTGA
- a CDS encoding hypothetical protein (EggNog:ENOG503NUY4; COG:P): protein MPISWPSFSPRLVYEKGPLKAIPFPAIRLISILVVINLLIWAGVAVVLHYFPKLISPAVLSYTLGLRHALDADHISAIDLMTRRLIASGQRPVAVGTFFSLGHSTIVIVTCIALAATAGAVRDKFDDFERIGGIIGTSVSGTFLLILCIANGWILYRLVQRLKQVLAEQRAARLAPDYDSDAEANADPIGDQMGLEGMGFLSNVFRGVFKAVDRPWKMLPLGMLFGLGFDTSSEIAILGIASIQAAQGTSIWVILIFPLLFTAGMCMVDTTDGALMMALYTNKAFSRDIVAILYYSIVLTSITVFVSAFIGVIQWLSLIDHVAEPDGSFWDGVGAIGDHYEIIGASICGLFLVVGIGSVLVYRPWRRRMDRTVSALPAPEATPSANALVPNPDAAVDYGTTNKQPGTTTVENVDR, encoded by the exons ATGCCAATATCCTGGCCTTCCTTCTCGCCCCGGCTCGTCTACGAGAAGGGACCCCTCAAAGCCATCCCCTTCCCTGCCATCCGACTCATCAGCATCCTCGTGGTCATCAACCTGTTGATCTGGGCCGGTGTAGCCGTTGTCTTGCACTACTTCCCTAAGCTTATCTCGCCGGCTGTTTTATCCTACACCCTCGGTCTTCGTCATGCCCTCGATGCGGATCACATCAGCGCCATTGACCTCATGACCCGGAGGCTGATCGCCTCTGGTCAACGCCCTGTCGCCGTGGGAACGTTTTTCAGCTTGGGGCACTCAACGATTGTCATTGTCACTTGCATCGCCCTCGCGGCCACAGCCGGTGCTGTCAGAGACAAATTCGATGACTTTGAGCGCATCGGTGGTATCATCGGGACGAGTGTGTCCGGGACGTTCCTGTTGATTCTGTGCATTGCCAACGGGTGGATTCTTTACCGTTTGGTTCAAAGGCTGAAGCAAGTCCTCGCTGAACAGAGAGCGGCAAGGCTGGCTCCGGATTATGACTCGGATGCGGAGGCCAACGCTGATCCCATTGGCGACCAGATGGGGCTTGAGGGGATGGGGTTCTTGTCGAATGTCTTCAGGGGTGTGTTCAAGGCTGTTGACAGACCATGGAAGATGCTGCCTTTGGGAATGCTCTTTGGGCTTGGCTTTGATACCAGTTCCGAGATTGCCATTCTCGGAATTGCCAGCATTCAGGCTGCCCAGGGGACGAGCATTTGGGTTATTCTGATCTTTCCTCTTTTGTTCACAG CCGGCATGTGCATGGTCGACACTACCGATGGCGCTCTCATGATGGCCCTATACACCAATAAGGCCTTTTCCAGAGACATTGTCGCCATTCTCTACTACTCCATTGTACTTACCAGCATCACTGTCTTTGTCTCGGCCTTCATTGGTGTGATCCAGTGGCTGTCCTTGATTGACCATGTTGCTGAACCAGATGGAAGCTTCTGGGATGGTGTCGGCGCCATTGGTGACCACTACGAGATTATTGGCGCCAGCATTTGCGGTCTTTTCCTTGTTGTGGGTATTGGCTCAGTGTTGGTTTATCGtccatggaggaggagaatggaCCGGACGGTCAGTGCGCTCCCAGCACCTGAGGCGACGCCTAGTGCGAATGCCCTTGTACCCAACCCCGATGCGGCGGTCGACTATGGCACGACGAACAAGCAGCCTGGAACCACCACTGTGGAGAATGTGGATAGGTGA
- a CDS encoding hypothetical protein (EggNog:ENOG503NWPT; COG:I), whose amino-acid sequence MATDSETTPLVNANTGLQSYYSSLESRIGYRLLLGGTRHFGYWKHDTYWPFPLSKPLRAMEDKLAELLALPRGAEVLDAGCGVGHVALHMAKAHGLRISGIDVVDHHIAKAKRNIGRSGLPEGTVTVRKIDYHHLEILPDESLDGVYTMETFVHATDPKAVLAGFYRILRPGGRLAQFEYDHDLMADSPEDMAVSMRKINQYAAMPTNDISHPGVFKKMAEDAGFENVVVHDLTPNVKPMTRLFFVLAIIPYLIVRLLGLERHFINTIAAVETYRGLGRWRYIAISASKPGGPLEVSKTR is encoded by the coding sequence ATGGCGACCGATTCCGAGACCACGCCGCTGGTTAACGCCAACACCGGCCTGCAATCCTACTACTCCTCACTGGAGTCCCGCATTGGATATCGCCTGCTACTTGGAGGCACCCGCCATTTTGGGTACTGGAAACATGATACATACTGGCCATTCCCGCTATCGAAGCCCCTGAGGGCAATGGAAGACAAGCTGGCTGAGCTACTGGCTCTGCCCCGCGGCGCCGAGGTTCTCGATGCGGGCTGCGGCGTGGGCCATGTCGCATTGCACATGGCAAAAGCGCATGGCTTGCGCATCTCAGGTATCGATGTCGTTGATCACCACatcgccaaggccaagcgCAACATTGGTCGTTCAGGGCTGCCTGAAGGCACTGTCACAGTCCGGAAAATTGACTATCACCACTTGGAGATACTGCCGGATGAGTCGCTTGACGGGGTTTATACGATGGAAACATTTGTCCATGCCACGGACCCAAAAGCTGTGCTCGCCGGGTTCTACCGTATCCTCCGGCCAGGCGGCCGGCTGGCCCAATTCGAGTACGACCACGATCTGATGGCCGACTCCCCAGAGGACATGGCAGTCTCGATGCGCAAGATCAACCAGTATGCCGCCATGCCAACAAATGATATATCACACCCCGGTGTGTTCAAGAAGATGGCCGAGGATGCGGGTTTCGAGAATGTCGTCGTCCACGATCTCACACCGAACGTCAAGCCCATGACACGGTTATTCTTTGTGCTGGCCATCATCCCGTACTTGATCGTTCGGCTGCTTGGACTCGAGAGGCACTTTATCAACACGATCGCTGCGGTAGAGACATATCGAGGGCTCGGGAGGTGGCGGTATATTGCGATATCTGCCAGCAAGCCAGGCGGTCCGCTGGAAGTGTCGAAGACGCGGTAG
- a CDS encoding hypothetical protein (EggNog:ENOG503P4ZW) has protein sequence MGGMSLTSPDYPEGFPINGEQFHYLVKYGHVDFSDMEPMKIGERNASDDLSRFLTLWQAIWFSVIEIQRMAHGLPMIALELTALSYVYILVGCQICWFKKPSISVPMRIQTKDDVMIQQIRMWAKKHTHHDLPEDPQAWYRTPVDFISGPRWQIGIHWAYYTRWLEILCSTLQSPHQIQAMGHLSV, from the exons ATGGGAGGCATGTCTCTTACCAGTCCTGACTATCCGGAGGGGTTTCCCATCAACGGAGAGCAGTTTCATTATCTCGTCAAGTACGGCCATGTCGACTTTTCAGATATGGAACCGATGAAAATTGGCGAGAGGAACGCTTCTGATGATCTGTCGCG GTTCCTGACTTTGTGGCAAGCCATTTGGTTCTCGGTCATTGAGATTCAACGTATGGCGCATGGCCTCCCTATGATAGCACTCGAGCTTACCGCCTTGTCATATGTATACATCCTGGTGGGGTGCCAGATTTGCTGGTTCAAGAAGCCTTCCATCTCAGTCCCAATGCGCATCCAAACCAAAGACGACGTAATGATTCAGCAGATTCGAATGTGGGCTAAGAAGCAT ACCCATCATGATCTCCCTGAAGACCCCCAAGCATGGTACCGGACACCCGTGGATTTTATCAGTGGACCGCGATGGCAAATCGGCATCCACTGGGCATACTATACCCGGTGGTTGGAAATCCTGTGTTCCACTCTACAGTCGCCCCATCAAATCCAAGCTATGGGACACCTTTCCGTCTGA
- a CDS encoding hypothetical protein (EggNog:ENOG503P2ZH; COG:S) has translation MSESTCEVCWGLNASDTDRIYFEIEDLTASVKDGCASCILLWKALEHAMPNLSQEDGRVDLLQDDGRPLEVIYLNHEGSRKLLDIYCHPDSPTSCSWIGPSTEVSIDSSSDECFALAERWINDCITEHERCADGEPQLLPTRVIDIGAAEQPPRLRLHIPQNESARYVALSHCWGSPEKAARTIKMTADNLSQFQTEIPWIKLTKTFQDAVIITRRLGIRYLWIDSLCIIQGDAQDWAIEASKMTTVYANAFFVIAASGATDGDGGCFLGSRAASVEGVLPIECSGVGGRKSTAYARRVRRSYEDSRRITRSAQSVHGWMTGLGQPLEKRAWTYQEEKLANRILYYTQDELQWRCATFNACECSPPSVNTLAHDLSRTQDGNSEVWCRMVLAYTQRELTYISDRLPALSGIATGWELSENDTFCAGLWRRGLPRQLLWMRSHEMDTSIPVISSKRHPEYYAPTWSWASITGAVDFILDRLEFHARIVDCETEPSTANRFGPVRSGHITLMGFLIPVKASMNWDCKSIWSQKMPRVTDNRPDRNNQYLGEMFPDIETETREYPEIEEEECYHLLALGHNSVDTWISIKSLVLRQVQSNPNAYTRVGLLEVRHDGTLKTFFSDTQECRITIL, from the coding sequence ATGTCGGAGTCGACCTGCGAAGTGTGCTGGGGTCTCAACGCCTCAGATACCGACAGAATATATTTCGAAATTGAAGATCTGACTGCTTCTGTCAAAGATGGCTGCGCTTCATGCATATTGCTTTGGAAAGCACTGGAGCATGCCATGCCAAATTTGAGTCAAGAGGATGGCCGAGTAGACTTGCTCCAGGACGATGGGAGACCATTGGAGGTGATTTATCTCAACCACGAAGGCAGCCGCAAGCTGCTTGATATCTACTGCCATCCCGATTCACCTACCTCATGCTCTTGGATCGGACCGTCTACCGAAGTCTCGATCGATTCTTCCTCGGATGAATGTTTCGCGTTGGCCGAGCGTTGGATCAACGACTGCATCACTGAACATGAGAGATGTGCTGACGGCGAACCCCAACTGCTCCCCACGCGAGTCATCGACATAGGAGCGGCGGAGCAGCCACCTCGACTTCGCCTTCATATTCCACAGAACGAGTCGGCACGATATGTCGCTCTCAGCCATTGCTGGGGTTCACCGGAGAAAGCTGCGAGGACGATTAAAATGACAGCCGATAACCTCAGCCAGTTCCAAACCGAGATACCCTGGATCAAGCTGACCAAGACCTTCCAAGACGCCGTTATCATCACTCGCCGCCTAGGTATACGGTACCTTTGGATCGACTCTCTCTGTATCATCCAGGGTGATGCCCAAGACTGGGCTATCGAAGCctcgaagatgacgacggtGTATGCCAACGCTTTCTTTGTTATTGCAGCGAGCGGTGCTACCGATGGCGATGGAGGTTGCTTTTTGGGCTCTCGTGCCGCCAGCGTGGAGGGTGTTCTGCCTATTGAATGTAGTGGcgtgggagggaggaaaagcaCTGCCTATGCAAGACGAGTTAGAAGGAGCTACGAGGACAGCCGGAGAATCACGCGGTCCGCACAGAGTGTGCATGGCTGGATGACGGGCTTAGGACAGCCCCTTGAGAAGCGTGCGTGGACCTACCAGGAGGAGAAATTGGCTAATCGTATCTTGTATTACACACAAGACGAGCTTCAGTGGCGTTGTGCGACCTTCAACGCTTGCGAGTGTTCTCCCCCTTCGGTGAACACACTGGCGCATGACCTCTCACGCACTCAGGACGGAAACAGCGAGGTGTGGTGTCGTATGGTGCTGGCATACACACAGCGCGAGTTGACGTACATCTCGGATCGCCTTCCCGCGCTATCGGGTATCGCTACTGGGTGGGAACTTTCTGAAAATGACACCTTTTGTGCTGGCTTATGGCGGCGGGGTCTTCCTCGGCAACTATTGTGGATGAGAAGCCACGAGATGGATACGAGTATCCCCGTCATCAGTTCCAAAAGGCATCCCGAGTATTATGCCCCGACCTGGTCGTGGGCTTCCATCACCGGCGCAGTGGATTTCATTTTGGACCGCCTCGAGTTCCACGCCCGCATAGTAGACTGCGAGACAGAACCCTCGACTGCGAATCGCTTTGGGCCAGTTCGGTCCGGTCACATTACGCTGATGGGATTCTTGATACCCGTTAAAGCGAGCATGAACTGGGACTGCAAGAGCATTTGGAGCCAGAAAATGCCCCGGGTGACGGATAACCGCCCAGATCGCAACAACCAGTACCTTGGCGAGATGTTCCCTGATATCGAAACGGAAACTCGCGAATATCCCGAAatagaagaagaagaatgctATCACCTTTTGGCCTTGGGTCATAATAGTGTGGACACGTGGATCAGCATCAAGTCCCTAGTCCTTCGACAGGTGCAGTCCAACCCGAATGCTTACACAAGAGTTGGATTGTTGGAGGTTAGACACGATGGAACTTTGAAGACATTCTTCAGCGACACCCAAGAATGTCGAATAACCATTCTATAG
- a CDS encoding hypothetical protein (COG:S; EggNog:ENOG503NYCV) gives MKSLFLALPGLAHAALRFGCSTLTIERLDPVVEPGNNPSAHVHQVVGGNAFNATVDTSVDVGNRATCTTCIFSEDKSNYWTATLYFRARNGSYHKVPQYPNAVFHDGQVGGMTIYYTQQDFWDNGNQKITSFPPGFRMTVGSPTTETREQAQQYKGLRYTCLQDILTRGSETYDFPKQPCPAGIMAIHHFPACWDGKNLDSPDHQSHMFLTGHGGFRVADPCPASHPVRMPQVAYETMWDTSVFNDKDLWPEDGSQPFIWSTGDTKGYSTHADYLFGWEGDSLQRAMDSNCFFQRCSLGKYPEGVLKVQTPEEQNACKIETTVKEPVDGWLDYLPGKPETALRR, from the exons ATGAAGTCCCTCTTCCTAGCCCTTCCGGGCCTGGCCCACGCGGCTCTTCGTTTCGGTTGCTCGACACTGACTATCGAGCGTCTCGACCCAGTTGTTGAGCCTGGGAATAACCCCTCTGCCCATGTTCACCAAGTCGTTGGTGGAAACGCGTTCAACGCTACTGTTGACACCTCGGTAGATGTTGGAAACCGCGCGACCTGCACCACCTGCATCTTTTCCGAAGACAAATCCAACTACTGGACCGCCACACTGTATTTCCGTGCCCGAAATGGATCATACCACAAGGTGCCCCAGTACCCCAACGCTGTCTTCCACGACGGACAAGTCGGTGGCATGACCATCTACTACACACAACAGGACTTCTGGGACAATGGAAACCAAAAGATCACGAGCTTTCCTCCTGGTTTCAGGATGACTGTTGGCAGCCCTACCACCGAGACTCGGGAGCAAGCCCAGCAGTACAAGGGGCTGAGGTACACCTGTCTGCAAGACATTCTCACTCGTGGTAGTGAGACATATGACTTCCCCAAGCAGCCTTGCCCCGCTGGAATTATGGCCATTCATCACTTCCCCGC TTGCTGGGATGGCAAGAACCTGGACTCACCCGATCACCAATCCCACATGTTCCTCACCGGTCACGGCGGGTTCCGAGTTGCCGACCCTTGCCCGGCTTCCCACCCCGTCCGCATGCCCCAAGTTGCGTATGAGACCATGTGGGACACTTCTGTGTTCAACGACAAGGACCTTTGGCCTGAGGATGGTTCGCAGCCGTTTATCTGGTCGACTGGTGATACAAAGGGGTACTCCACCCACGCTGACTACTTGTTTGGCTGGGAGGGTGACTCGCTGCAGAGGGCCATGGATTCCAACTGCTTCTTCCAACGGTGCTCGCTGGGCAAATATCCAGAGGGTGTGCTCAAAGTCCAGACACCCGAGGAGCAGAATGCTTGCAAGATTGAAACGACGGTCAAAGAGCCGGTGGATGGCT GGCTTGACTACCTTCCTGGAAAGCCGGAGACTGCTCTGCGTCGCTAA
- a CDS encoding hypothetical protein (EggNog:ENOG503P00U; COG:S) — protein MLRFGCSQVVIERLDPLVNPGQNPSSHMHQIVGGNAFSASMPLEDISALSTCTTCHFQEDHSNYWTANLYFRARNGTYKRVPQMANEFNTGDNGGITVYYTSPAPNATTAFKPGFRMLAGDVNLRKSEGLGRNMQQCYRCYTKENFGGSMYSPCMDPVYDTDHLPKIPCPGGIRSNIIFPLCWDGVNLDSPNHKDHVAHPITGPTSFSVVGGECPKSHPVKIPQVMYEVMWDTRPFNNPEDWPEDGSQPLVLSNGDTTGYGQHGDYVFGWQKDSLQVAMDTGCYLRNCSSLTELPPKVKNQCQVPVSATVDGDLDECKLPPQLFFFFFFFFFFVF, from the exons ATGTTGCGCTTTGGCTGCTCGCAGGTTGTGATTGAGCGTCTGGATCC ACTCGTCAACCCAGGCCaaaacccatcatcccacaTGCACCAAATCGTGGGAGGAAAcgccttctcggcctccatGCCCCTCGAAGAcatctccgccctctccacctgcACGACCTGCCACTTCCAAGAAGACCACTCCAACTACTGGACCGCCAACCTCTACTTCCGCGCACGCAACGGCACTTACAAACGTGTTCCTCAGATGGCCAACGAGTTCAACACCGGCGACAACGGTGGTATTACCGTGTACTATACATCCCCAGCGCCGAATGCCACGACTGCTTTCAAGCCTGGCTTTCGCATGCTGGCCGGGGATGTGAACCTACGCAAGTCAGAGGGTCTAGGTCGGAACATGCAGCAGTGCTATCGGTGTTATACCAAGGAGAACTTTGGAGGCAGCATGTACAGCCCGTGCATGGACCCTGTCTATGATACGGACCATCTTCCCAAGATACCCTGTCCTGGCGGGATCAGGTCTAATATCATCTTTCCGCTGTGCTGGGATGGCGTCAACTTGGATAGTCCAAACCACAAGGATCACGTTGCGCATCCTATCACAGGACCAACATCGTTTTCCGTTGTCGGCGGAGAATGCCCCAAGTCGCATCCTGTCAAGATACCGCAGGTCATGTACGAAGTGATGTGGGACACGAGACCGTTCAACAACCCGGAAGACTGGCCGGAGGATGGGAGTCAGCCTTTAGTGTTGTCGAATGGTGATAC AACCGGGTATGGCCAACATGGCGATTATGTCTTTGGCTGGCAAAAGGATTCCCTTCAAGTCGCGATGGATACGGGGTGCTATCTGCGAAATTGCAGTAGCTTGACTGAGCTGCCACCAAAGGTCAAGAACCAGTGCCAGGTGCCGGTCAGTGCAACGGTTGATGGAGATTTGGATGAGTGCAAGTTACCCCcccagcttttttttttttttttttttttttttttttttgttttttga
- a CDS encoding hypothetical protein (EggNog:ENOG503P4GG), with translation MAQAKPTSLVLADADHLIYDTSSTPPTAVYGLSTNIESLTYKDSSLNFSRALHQKTASSSTLESDPATQQEGDRLYNLVHPLNADYRTDIPAHFFLTCHSPSLSPVGNIKLTTSKSLLSSKPDKIKAVHYPNRTASTSPLFPDEDATEKVLLTCSKQTFGKGYTWTNSQNKEVAREEELKDGDAVKGRRLIFTSGQITQEEKDALVAVWVLKRWVEVAEEKGFKKEALDKLSPAEQAVMDMKWFKRAGGLAGLAAAGGAC, from the coding sequence ATGGCACAAGCCAAACCAACTTCACTCGTCCTTGCTGACGCCGACCACCTCATCTACGacacctcttccacccctcccactgCAGTCTACGGCCTCAGCACGAACATCGAATCGCTCACTTACAAAGACTCTTCCCTGAACTTCAGTCGCGCGCTCCATCAAAAaacggcatcatcatcaacactcGAATCAGACCCCGCGACACAACAAGAAGGCGACCGCCTCTACAACCTcgtccaccccctcaacgcAGACTACCGCACCGACATCCCcgcccacttcttcctcacctgccattccccatccctctcccccgtgGGCAACATTAaactcaccacctccaagtccctcctctccagcaaaCCTGACAAAATCAAAGCGGTGCACTACCCCAACCGCACAGCATCGACCTCCCCACTATTCCCCGACGAAGATGCCACTGAAAAGGTTCTCCTCACGTGCAGCAAACAAACATTTGGCAAGGGCTACACCTGGACAAACTCGCAAAACAAGGAAGTGGCACGAGAGGAAGAGCTCAAGGACGGGGATGCTGTCAAGGGCAGAAGGTTGATTTTCACAAGTGGACAAATCACCCAGGAGGAAAAAGACGCCCTTGTTGCAGTTTGGGTTCTGAAACGGTGGGTGGAagtggccgaggagaagggatTTAAGAAGGAGGCGCTGGACAAGCTGTCTCCGGCCGAGCAAGCGGTCATGGATATGAAGTGGTTCAAGcgggcgggggggttggcCGGGTTGGCGGCTGCGGGAGGGGCTTGCTGA
- the SEC11C gene encoding Signal peptidase complex catalytic subunit S11C (EggNog:ENOG50KOG3342; COG:U; MEROPS:MER0000600), giving the protein MSFLRSPFVQHLLGILQVVSACFMAWKGACLLSGTPYPAVVVITNSMAPAFDPGDILLVHRHPAHDGRVRVGDLPVILNPDRPFPFIHRVVGVFYDDNQEEMVLTKGDNNELNDSVGMMYPGGQEYISRREIAGFVRGYVPLLGWVVIFLQDPVRTMERLLSSGDELGPDNFI; this is encoded by the exons ATGTCTTTTCTACGGTCGCCCTTTGTGCAGCATCTCCTGGGCATCCTTCAGGTCGTGTCGGCATGTTTCATGGCATGGAAGGGCGCCTGCCTTCTTTCTGGCACTCCCTAcccggccgtggtggtcatcaccaactcgaTGGCCCCGGCCTTTGATCCGGGGGACATCTTGCTCGTCCATCGCCACCCGGCACATGACGGGAGAGTAAGGGTTGGTGACCTTCCCGTCATCCTCAATCCTGATCGACCATTTCCTTTTATTCAccgggttgttggtgtgttTTATGATGACAATCAAGA GGAGATGGTGTTAACCAAAGGTGACAATAATGAGCTGAACGATTCAGTTGGAATGATGTATCCTGGTGGGCAGGAATACATCTCTCGACGTGAAATCGCCGGCTTCGTTAGAGGCTATGTTCCTttgctgggttgggttgttATTTTCTTGCAGGACCCTGTCCGTACTATGGAGCGGTTGCTATCTTCAGGTGACGAGCTCGGGCCTGACAACTTTATATGA